The segment TGCTGTTCTTGTCCAGTCGAAGAGAGTTTTAAGATTAATTTCTCTATTGAAAGAAGTTTTAAGTACGTCTTGTAATTGTGAGGGTGTATAATGAGAATAATATGTTATTTCATCTATTTTGTTAAAAAAAGACTTTGCATAACGTTTATATTTATCATAAACATTTGTTAATTCGGTTTGGAAGTGTTTTTTACATCGTTTACATTTATATTTTCTTAAATAAACAGTAATATTCTTATCATCTTGAACATCATAATACTTGACTTCATTAATAAAATTATGTATGTAATTAACTTCTATTTTTTCATTAAAATCATTTAAAGTGTTTAATACTGTCGAAACGTTTATACTTTCTATTGTTTGCTTAATTATTTCTTTTTCTTTATTTTTATCGTAAGGATTTAATTTTTCATTACCATTTATTCTTATTTTTCTAGGCCTAAATCCTTTTTTAATGATACTTCCTCTCATATTTTCTTTAATACAATGAGGACAAACAGGATTAACATATTCAAAATGATTATCATCCAAATTACTTAATTTTTCATTCATATCTTTTATTAAAGACTGATTTAAAGCTCTTTTAACAACATTTTCTTTTGCATTATCTGAACCAAAATCGAAAAGATTAAGTTGAATGGAAGACAAATTACTACTTAAGGAATCAGATATTTCGTTGTACATAATAATATCTATTCCTTTTTTACTATAAATAATTATTTATTTTTCATATCCTCTATGGGGTACTACCATTTTTTTATATAAAATTTCAACCTTCATTAAAATAGTATAAATAATTTAATACCCTCAGCATAGTTTTTAAAAAATGTATTTTTTTCAGGTGACCGATTTGTACTAATGTCCTTTTTAATAAGAAACGGGGTTATTTTAATAATTGTGGTGGAGGGGTTTTGAGTAATATTTTTTCTTAGTTTTGTTAGAAAGGATTATAAATAAAGTAAGATGTTGTTCGAAAAAGAAAATTTTCACAAATGATGAACTTAAAAAAGCAGTATTGCCAAAAGCCTTAAAGGAAAGCTTTTGAAAGATTAAATCCTTCTGATTATGAACTATTTGCCATAGTTTTTATGGTTAATTCGCTATACCCTGATATAACGAGGTAGTGTCCAAAATACAGTCTGACTTCCTATAAATTTAATATTTTTTCAGTGGGTTGTATTACAAAGACAGGTAAGATAAAATCTGTTTTTCCCAAGCATACTCTATAATTCCATCTGAATCTATTAGCCCTCATTTTTCTATCAACCCCTTTATCGGTCCTATAATGTTTCTTTAACTTATTACCACATGTAACATTGAAAAATAATTCGACTAAATTATTTGTACTAGGTATATCATCATTTCCAATGTGTTTAGTTAGTTTATCAAATTTTTTATCTATTTTGTCAAGGGCATCCACTATAGAATCAGGTAATTTACTTTTATCTTCTTTTAGTCTGTTTAATCTATTCTTGGCTGTTTTAAGAGTTTTTGATTTGAATATTAAGGATATCTTATCCATATATTTATTTAGTTCTTTATCTTCCTTATTTAACGTTCGGATTTCTTGATTTAATGTAGATATCTGTCTGTTTTTGGATTGTATTTTTTCATACAATTTACGTTGTTTAGTATCGTTTTTTTGAAATCTACCTCGTTTAGGAATGTATTGATTATTCAATTCTGTTAAATTTTCTTCAATAGTCTTAATCTTCTTTGATTTATTTTTTCTTTTTGTATTGTTTCTATTTATTATCTTATATGGTTTATCTCGCACATTATGGATGGCATGAAAAGTGCATAATGCTTGTTCTATTTCAAATTCTTTACAAATTGATGGATACATTGTATGACCATCAGTAATCATGCATTCTTTTGGTAAATTTGATAAAATCGTATTCCAGTAATTTAAAATAGTATCAGAATCAAATTTATCTTGATTAAGGATCATGGCAGGATATGCATATTTTGTGTTAGCATCAAGCAATTGTAATTTTGCTTTTTTATTTTTGGATACTTTCATAAACTGTTCATCATAATTATAGTTTCCAGATGCTTCTATTTCTTGTCTTTCAACTTCTGCATCAATTTCTTTTTCAACGGCAGTTAATATTTCATCACTAGTTTGATCTTGATGATTATACATGGTAGACTTAGGTATTCTTATTCCAAGAATAGCTTGAAAAATTTCACTCATTTTACGATAGGCTATCTTTTCAATAAATTGAAGTCTAGAACCCAATTGTTTCATATTATTAGTATAATTAGAACCATTATCAATAAATTTATCTAATTTAGCCCTGTGTTTCTTACCGCATTTTTTATCAGGACACCTATAAACAATCCTATAAACATTATCTAATTTATTGGGATAAAATTCTTCAACAGTACTTTCAACCAATTCCAATCCACAATCAGGACAAATAGGATTTGATTTAAAATACAAAACACCATCAATATCGGAGTTAAAGAATCCTAAAAACGGTATAACATCAGGTGAAACAGTATCTGGTAACATGACCAATAATTTTTCTTCTTCACCGAAAAATTTAACTACTTCAAAATTAATACATATATCTGTAGGGGTTATTTTCGTTAACATAATATTATATAACTCCCTACACATATATAAACTTATTTTATAACTCTAAACTCATTATAACAAATTCATTAAACTGATATAAATTAACGACGACATATATATCAACCATATATTAAAATACTGATAAAAATAAGTCTGTTAATTAAATAACATTTAACTTATAATTTAATTGAAGATTAAATAATTGTATGATATTATATCGTACTTTAACATTTATTTAATCAATGAAAAAATAAAACAATTTATTAAATAATGTTATAAGGTTAACAGACATCAAAACTCAGACTGTATTTTGGACACTGCCCAAAATTTATATAATGGGCCTATGGAAACATTAATTAATATCAATAAACATTATTATTTTGTTAGTAAGACACCTTTAGGCAATTTTTTTAAAAATAAAAATAATTATGTCGTAGGAAAAAAATATAATTATTTATTTGAATTCAGATATAAATTAGAGCCATACCCTTTTATCAAAGCTGAACCCATAAATGAAGAAAAATTCTTAGATTTAATTTATTAATGGTTTTTTTATGGCTGTGTGGTAAATAGATAAGAATTGATTTTTTTTATTGATTTTTAGAATTAGATGATTATGCCTCTAATATAATTATCAATATATATTTTGCATTTGCAGATGAACGTTCTGTCAGAATTAATTATGAACTCCTTTAACTTCTTTTTTCCTCTTCATAGTTGTTGATAATAATTGCTTTGTTGATTGTAAAATTTATATCTTTTTATTTTATGTATTAATTTCAGGTAAATTTATCATAATTTGGTAAAATTATGGGATTATAATTGGTAAAATGTTGGGAATGAAATTGGTAAAATGTTGGGAATGAAATTGGTAAAATTATGGGATTATAATTGGTAAAATGTTGGCATTGGATTTGGTATACTGTTAATATTCATTTTTTTCTTCTTCGCTATACCTGACTATAACGAAGAAAAATATTATTATTATTTTTTGAATATATTAAAATCATAGATAAAAGAGGAATCGTTTACACATCCTATTAATATTTATCTGAATCACCTAAATTCCAATTAGTATCGTTAAT is part of the Methanosphaera sp. BMS genome and harbors:
- a CDS encoding transposase, producing MLTKITPTDICINFEVVKFFGEEEKLLVMLPDTVSPDVIPFLGFFNSDIDGVLYFKSNPICPDCGLELVESTVEEFYPNKLDNVYRIVYRCPDKKCGKKHRAKLDKFIDNGSNYTNNMKQLGSRLQFIEKIAYRKMSEIFQAILGIRIPKSTMYNHQDQTSDEILTAVEKEIDAEVERQEIEASGNYNYDEQFMKVSKNKKAKLQLLDANTKYAYPAMILNQDKFDSDTILNYWNTILSNLPKECMITDGHTMYPSICKEFEIEQALCTFHAIHNVRDKPYKIINRNNTKRKNKSKKIKTIEENLTELNNQYIPKRGRFQKNDTKQRKLYEKIQSKNRQISTLNQEIRTLNKEDKELNKYMDKISLIFKSKTLKTAKNRLNRLKEDKSKLPDSIVDALDKIDKKFDKLTKHIGNDDIPSTNNLVELFFNVTCGNKLKKHYRTDKGVDRKMRANRFRWNYRVCLGKTDFILPVFVIQPTEKILNL